CCAGCACGACGGGACGCCCGGCCGCGTCGGCGAGCGCGTCGGCGGGGGGCTCGTCGGGGGCGTACCGGGTGGTGGTGGTGCCGGGCAGCAGGGCGGCCAGGGGCGCGGCGAGACCCCACGGGGTCTCCTCGCCGATCGCGATGTTGCGGGGCGGGGCGAACTCCACCACGTGCGCCGGCCCGGTCAGCGGCAGGGTGCCGGCGCCGGCCGGGGCGGTGGCCACCCGTACCGCGCGGCGGGCGGCGGCCAGGCCGATCGTCGAGCCGTCGGCGCCCGGGGTCGGGCCGGCCGGCCGGTCGGCCCGGGCGGCGACGGTCCAGGCGGCGAGCTGACCGACCCGCTTGGCCGCCTCGGCCAGCCGCTCCTCGGGCAGCTCCCCGGCGACGACCGCCGCCACGATGGCGTCGCGCAGCAGCCGGGCGTCCTGCTCGCCGGCCCGCTCGCCGCCGACGCAGATCGCGTCCGCGCCCGCGGCGAGGGCCCGGACCGCCGCGCCGGCGAAGCCGTACCGGTCGGCGACGGCCCGCATCTCCACCGCGTCGGTGACCACCACGCCGCCGAAGCCCAGCTCGTCGCGGAGCAGCCCGCCGAGGATGCGCGCGCTGAGGGTGGCCGGCAGCTCCGGGTCCAGCGCCGGCACCAGCAGGTGGCCGGTCATCACCGCCTGCACACCGGCGGCGACGGCGGCCCGGAACGGGGCCAGCTCGACGGCGTCGAGGCGGGCCCGGTCGCCGCCGATGCGGGGCAGGTCGTGGTGGGAGTCGACGTGGGTGTCGCCGTGGCCGGGGAAGTGCTTGGCGCAGGCGGCGACGCCGCCGGCCTGGAGTCCGCGTACCCAGGCGGCGGTGTGCCGGGCGACCAGGGCGGGGTCGGCGCCGAAGGAGCGGACCCCGATCACCGGGTTGTCCGGGTTGCTGTTGACGTCGGCGTCGGGGGCGTAGTTGAGGGTGACGCCCGCGGCGGCCAGTTCCGCGCCGAGGTCGCGGGCCACCTCCTCGGTCAGCGCCGGGTCGTCGACCGCGCCGAGGGCCAGGTTGCCGGGGCGCGAGCTGCCCCGGGCGGACTCGATCCGGGTGACGTCGCCGGCCTCCTCG
This genomic interval from Micromonospora sp. CCTCC AA 2012012 contains the following:
- a CDS encoding glycoside hydrolase family 3 protein, whose product is MSERNTASDELARLAAAVLQPGFVGTVPPAWVCRWLGEGLGAVVLFARNVVDPAQVAALTATLRAERPDVIVAIDEEAGDVTRIESARGSSRPGNLALGAVDDPALTEEVARDLGAELAAAGVTLNYAPDADVNSNPDNPVIGVRSFGADPALVARHTAAWVRGLQAGGVAACAKHFPGHGDTHVDSHHDLPRIGGDRARLDAVELAPFRAAVAAGVQAVMTGHLLVPALDPELPATLSARILGGLLRDELGFGGVVVTDAVEMRAVADRYGFAGAAVRALAAGADAICVGGERAGEQDARLLRDAIVAAVVAGELPEERLAEAAKRVGQLAAWTVAARADRPAGPTPGADGSTIGLAAARRAVRVATAPAGAGTLPLTGPAHVVEFAPPRNIAIGEETPWGLAAPLAALLPGTTTTRYAPDEPPADALADAAGRPVVLVVRDLHRHDWMRAAVRRALAARPDAVVVELGVPELVTGGVHVATHGATRAATRAAAELLTGVR